One Skermanella pratensis genomic window, TGCCGCAGTTCGCCCTGAGCTTGGCGCAGCCGCTGCTGGGGGGCCTGGTCCCGGGCCTGCTGCCCTTGACCGGCCTGTCCTTGGTTCTGCTGGGCCCAGGCCGCAGGACTCGTCATGACGAGCAGCGTAGCGGCAGTGACCAGTATATGTGATCTCATGTGGCTCTCCTGCAGAGAAGGCAATAGTTCCACGTCGCGACGTCGGCCTGATGATTGCCTCACCGGGTCAAAGATCGCGTTTGATGTCTATTCGGGACACACCAGCATTACTGCTAGCGCCAAAGCTGGAATTGATTGCTTTGACTACGGCAACAGACTTTGCGGGAAAGTGTGATGTCAGGAAATTCCTGACTCCCGCAAGGTTTTTCCTGTCAGGCTACATTTCGCTCCGCCGGCACATCTTTGCAGATGCATCCAGACTTGCCCCTGACGCCTGATTCAAGCGGGCAACCCAACGACGTGAGAGCTTTTTCGGTCGAAGTTGTTGCACTGGGAACGTCGCCGCATCGGCCATGTCTGGCCGACGCTGGAGCCGGAATTCAAAACGCTAAGGAAGCCTCATGTTTTTTGATGATTGGACAGGCCTGCTGCGGACCCTCGTTGTCGGCGTGCTGGCCTACATCGCCATCATCATCCTGTTGCGCATCACGGGGAAACGCACCCTGTCGAAGATGAACGCGTTCGACATGATCGTGACGGTGGCCCTGGGCTCGACGCTGGCGACGGTTCTGCTGTCCCAGAGCGTGGCCTTGGCGGAGGGTATCCTCGGCTTCGCCGTCCTGATCTTCCTCCAGATGATCGTCGCCTGGGCGTCGGCCCGATGGCAGGGAGTCCGGGACCTCGTGAAGGCCGAACCGACGTTGCTTCTGCACAAGGGAAACATCCTCGACAAAGCCCTGCTCGATGCGCGGGTAGCGCCCGAGGAGGTGATGGCCGCCGTCCG contains:
- a CDS encoding DUF421 domain-containing protein, with amino-acid sequence MFFDDWTGLLRTLVVGVLAYIAIIILLRITGKRTLSKMNAFDMIVTVALGSTLATVLLSQSVALAEGILGFAVLIFLQMIVAWASARWQGVRDLVKAEPTLLLHKGNILDKALLDARVAPEEVMAAVRSSGFASLAQVEAVVLETDGTFSVVGPSSDGSTSALANVPKPGPAAHSSDAA